One Cricetulus griseus strain 17A/GY chromosome 5, alternate assembly CriGri-PICRH-1.0, whole genome shotgun sequence genomic window carries:
- the LOC100766288 gene encoding LOW QUALITY PROTEIN: TAR DNA-binding protein 43-like (The sequence of the model RefSeq protein was modified relative to this genomic sequence to represent the inferred CDS: inserted 1 base in 1 codon; deleted 1 base in 1 codon): MSEYIWATEDENDEPIEIPLEDNGTVLLSTVTAQFPGACGLRYRNLVSQCMRGVRLVEGILHAPDAGWGNLVYVVNYPKDNKRKMDVIDASSAMKVKRAVQKTSDLIALGLPWKTTEQDLKDYFSTFEEVLIVQIKKDIKTGHSKEFGFVRFKEYETQVKVMSQRHMIDGRWCDCKLPNSKQSPDEPLRSRKVFVGRCTEDMTAEELQQFFCQYGEVVDVLIPKPFRAFTFVTFADNKVAQSLCGEDLIMKGISVHISNTEPKHNSNRQLEXGIFGGNPGGFGNQGGFGNSRGGGAGLGNNQGGNMGGGMNFRAFSINPAKMAAAQAASQSSWGIMGMLVSQLNQSGPSGNSQSQGSMQRVPNQAFGSGNNSYSGSNSGDPLGWGSESNAGSGSGFNGGFGSSLDSKSSGWGV; encoded by the exons ATGTCTGAATATATTTGGGCAACAGAAGACGAGAACGATGAGCCCATTGAAATACCCTTAGAAGACAACGGAACAGTATTGCTGTCCACAGTTACCGCCCAGTTTCCAGGGGCATGTGGCCTGCGATACCGGAATCTGGTGTCTCAGTGTATGAGGGGTGTCCGGCTGGTGGAAGGAATTCTGCATGCCCCGGATGCTGGCTGGGGCAATCTGGTATATGTGGTCAACTATCCCAAAgataacaaaaggaaaatggatgTGATAGATGCTTCCTCGGCCATGAAAGTGAAAAGAGCAGTCCAGAAAACATCTGATCTAATAGCACTGGGTCTCCCTTGGAAAACAACAGAACAAGATCTTAAAGACTATTTCAGTACTTTCGAAGAGGTTCTTATAGTTCAGATCAAGAAAGATATTAAAACTGGTCACTCAAAGGAGTTTGGCTTTGTTCGATTTAAGGAATATGAAACCCAAGTGAAAGTGATGTCACAGCGACATATGATAGATGGGCGATGGTGTGACTGTAAACTCCCCAATTCTAAGCAAAGCCCAGATGAGCCTTTGAGAAGCAGAAAGGTGTTTGTTGGGCGTTGTACAGAAGACATGACTGCTGAAGAGCTTCAGCAGTTCTTCTGCCAGTATGGAGAAGTGGTAGATGTCTTAATTCCCAAACCATTCAGGGCTTTTACCTTTGTTACCTTTGCAGATAATAAGGTTGCCCAGTCCCTTTGTGGAGAGGATTTGATCATGAAAGGAATTAGCGTGCATATATCCAATACTGAACCTAAGCATAATAGCAATAGACAGTTAG GTGGAATATTTGGTGGTAATCCAGGTGGTTTTGGGAATCAGGGTGGCTTTGGCAACAGTAGAGGGGGCGGTGCTGGCTTGGGAAATAACCAGGGTGGTAACATGGGTGGAGGAATGAACTTCCGAGCTTTTAGCATTAATCCAGCGAAGAtggctgcagcccaggctgcatcGCAAAGTAGTTGG GGTATAATGGGCATGTTAGTCAGCCAGCTGAACCAGTCAGGTCCATCTGGTAATAGCCAAAGTCAGGGCAGCATGCAGAGGGTACCAAATCAGGCTTTTGGCTCCGGAAATAATTCCTACAGCGGTTCTAACTCTGGGGATCCTCTTGGTTGGGGGTCGGAATCCAATGCAGGGTCAGGCAGCGGTTTCAATGGAGGCTTCGGCTCCAGCTTGGATTCTAAATCCTCTGGCTGGGGCGTGTAG